A genomic region of Polypterus senegalus isolate Bchr_013 chromosome 17, ASM1683550v1, whole genome shotgun sequence contains the following coding sequences:
- the LOC120517923 gene encoding platelet-activating factor receptor-like produces the protein MSGSMAPTVSVTLVMLSNQSHCEEGDSFEFFFVPVVYSVVFCLGLPSNLLALLVFLQRTEAVKKVIQIYLLNLTIADILFNLMLPFWVVYYVKKGDWVFTEIGCRLAGAVYYVCTYSSITFMTLISINRYCIVTKRSNRYVSSKRGAFISCMLSWAFWFCCAIPTLLVDQTSKTEFGLTKCFEKFSQNTLYYFAVCGFFGLSFFMVLLTYVSIIRSLSAPDSLSQSKTPRTLAKAMVSGILLVFLICVAPYHITLVFWVIERGQRHGCFHMSALRISHWINTGLLSVNSCIDPLIYCFSLQRFRTEIKAKLLWLTKQRRPSQIHSIRHFPILSRSTSSTYS, from the coding sequence ATGTCAGGCAGCATGGCTCCTACTGTCAGTGTCACTCTGGTGATGCTGTCCAACCAGAGTCACTGTGAAGAAGGCGActcatttgagtttttttttgtgccagTGGTCTACTCTGTGGTATTCTGTCTGGGGCTGCCCAGCAACCTACTCGCACTGTTGGTTTTCCTCCAGAGAACTGAAGCAGTCAAGAAGGTTATCCAGATCTACCTTCTGAACCTCACCATTGCAGACATTCTCTTCAACCTCATGTTGCCCTTTTGGGTGGTCTACTATGTTAAAAAGGGAGATTGGGTCTTCACTGAGATAGGCTGTCGGCTGGCCGGTGCTGTCTACTATGTGTGCACCTACAGCTCCATCACATTCATGACGCTTATTAGCATCAATCGTTACTGCATTGTGACAAAGAGAAGCAACAGATACGTCTCCAGTAAGAGAGGTGCTTTTATTTCCTGCATGCTGTCTTGGGCTTTCTGGTTCTGCTGTGCCATTCCCACTCTCTTGGTTGACCAGACCTCTAAAACTGAATTTGGATTAACCAAGTGCTTTGAAAAATTCTCCCAGAATACACTGTACTATTTTGCAGTTTGTGGCTTTTTTGGCCTCTCGTTTTTCATGGTTTTGTTAACCTACGTCTCAATCATCAGATCACTATCGGCCCCGGACAGCCTGTCCCAGTCAAAAACTCCTCGCACACTGGCCAAAGCAATGGTTTCTGGCATTCTGCTGGTTTTCCTAATCTGTGTGGCCCCATATCACATCACCTTGGTGTTCTGGGTGATAGAGAGGGGACAAAGACATGGCTGCTTTCATATGTCAGCCCTACGCATTAGTCACTGGATCAACACAGGTCTGCTGAGCGTCAACAGCTGCATCGACCCCCTCATATACTGCTTCTCTCTACAACGGTTTAGAACGGAGATCAAGGCCAAGTTGCTGTGGTTAACAAAGCAGAGGAGGCCATCACAGATTCATTCAATCAGGCACTTTCCAATCTTGTCTCGGTCAACTTCCAGCACCTACTCTTAG